One Babesia bovis T2Bo chromosome 4 map unlocalized Chr4_1, whole genome shotgun sequence genomic window carries:
- a CDS encoding putative T-complex protein 1 delta subunit, whose translation MAKVATEAAAPAAKGGVWNRNEKQTDVRKQNIVAARAVADMIRTSLGPRGMDKMIQDGKTGVTVTNDGATILKELKLVHPTARMMVELSKSQDVEAGDGTTSVIVVCGALLEMADNLLNQGIHPQTVASSFKLAVDKCDEILGEIAKPITLEDKDTLTNIAEISLHSKVVSTNAALLAPIAVESVLAVMDHKDSTNVDLKNIRVVKSIGGTVEDTEMVNGLVLTQQKIVRTASGPTRITNAKVGLIQFCLSPPKTDMENTVVVKDYQSIDRIMREERLITARMVKQIAATGCNVLLIQKSILRDAVTDLSLDYLAKAKIMVIKDIERDDIEFITRTIGCEEVASLDHFTADKLGNAELVESEYEGGQQIVKITGVNMKKTASVLVRASNSLMLDEAERSLHDALCVVRCLVKKRAVVAGGGATEMALSQRLAKWAKTLDGVEQVCVKAFAEALEVIPYTLAENAGLNPMMVITELRNKHVDAQGAGYGINSKKGIVANMMDDNIIQPMLVTLSAIKLAAETVMMILKIDDIVLCR comes from the exons ATGGCAAAGGTCGCTACAGAAGCGGCAGCACCTGCCGCCAAAGGCGGTGTGTGGAACCGCAATGAAAAGCAAACTGACGTTCGCAAACAGAACATCGTAGCTGCACGTG CGGTGGCTGACATGATACGCACGTCCCTAGGACCCCGGGGCATGGACAAGATGATCCAAGACGGTAAGACTGGAGTTACAGTCACTAACGACGGTGCCACTATACTGAAGGAACTGAAGCTAGTACACCCAACAGCACgaatg ATGGTGGAACTCAGTAAGTCACAAGATGTGGAAGCGGGTGATGGTACCACATCGGTTATTGTGGTCTGCGGAGCACTACTGGAAATGGCAGATAACCTGCTAAATCAGGGTATACACCCACAAACCGTGGCAAGCAGCTTCAAGCTGGCAGTAGACAAGTGTGATGAAATACTTGGCGAGATAGCAAAGCCGATAACACTGGAGGATAAGGATACACTGACCAATATCGCCGAAATATCGCTGCATTCAAAGGTAGTATCTACAAACGCAGCGCTGCTAGCACCAATCGCTGTAGAAAGCGTCCTTGCAGTTATGGACCACAAGGACTCAACCAACGTAGATCTCAAGAATATACGCGTAGTCAAGAGTATAGGAGGCACGGTTGAAGATACCGAAATGGTAAATGGACTTGTGTTAACGCAGCAGAAGATTGTACGAACTGCAAGCGGGCCCACAAGAATCACTAATGCTAAAGTGGGACTCATCCAATTCTGCCTGTCGCCACCCAAGACTGATATGGAAAATACAGTAGTAGTCAAGGACTATCAATCAATTGACCGTATAATGAGGGAAGAAAGGCTTATAACAGCACGCATGGTAAAGCAGATAGCAGCCACGGGGTGTAATGTGTTGTTAATACAAAAGTCGATACTCAGGGACGCAGTCACCGATCTGTCACTGGACTACCTAGCTAAAGCTAAAATCATGGTAATCAAGGATATCGAAAGGGACGATATTGAATTTATTACCAGGACTATTGGATGCGAGGAAGTTGCAAGTCTGGACCACTTCACCGCAGATAAACTGGGTAACGCAGAACTGGTGGAGTCAGAATATGAAGGTGGCCAGCAAATAGTGAAGATAACTGGAGTGAATATGAAGAAAACGGCATCGGTATTAGTTAGAGCATCGAATTCATTGATGCTAGATGAAGCGGAACGGTCATTACACGATGCACTGTGCGTGGTTAGGTGCCTAGTCAAGAAACGAGCTGTAGTAGCAGGTGGTGGCGCAACGGAAATGGCACTGTCACAAAGATTAGCCAAATGGGCTAAGACACTAGACGGTGTCGAACAGGTATGTGTAAAGGCGTTTGCAGAGGCCTTGGAAGTTATCCCGTACACCCTAGCGGAAAATGCAGGACTTAACCCAATGATGGTCATCACCGAACTTAGAAATAAACATGTTGACGCACAGGGAGCGGGATATGGAATTAATTCAAAGAAGGGCATTGTAGCAAACATGATGGATGATAACATCATACAACCAATGCTAGTCACGCTGTCAGCAATCAAGCTAGCAGCGGAAACCGTCATGATGATCCTCAAGATCGATGATATCGTACTGTGCCGCTAA